One Hordeum vulgare subsp. vulgare chromosome 4H, MorexV3_pseudomolecules_assembly, whole genome shotgun sequence DNA window includes the following coding sequences:
- the LOC123449689 gene encoding beta-glucuronosyltransferase GlcAT14A, with the protein MHSPAPAAGAASVLPKDSRPLPCLLLVSLLLLLLLHFLSSSSPSSTPAPPDAPHRPPLPAGAASAGPAPPALAFLLTGSAGDADRLHRLLLATYHPRNLYLLLLDRATSAHDRVRLARELRAGPGRAGNVHVVGDPGFANPRGASALAAVLHGASLLLRLGQGWDWFVHLDAGDYPLVTPDDLLHVLSYLPKDINFIQHTSYIGWKESRHIRPIVVDPGLYLSSRTDIFYATQKRELPSAYKLFTGSSSVILSREFTEYCIVGTNNLPRTMLMYYTNMPLPHRKYFQTVLCNSPKFNRTVVNHDLHYWASDGSSKNEPRLLNLTDAGNMAASSAAFGTRFAKDDPVLDHIDEEILQRLTGEPAPGGWCIGAGDDSPCSVSGSTDVLRPGPAAMKLAKFLAKRLSYPGFYSQQCVWD; encoded by the exons ATGCATTCCCCCGCGCCGGCCGCGGGCGCCGCCTCCGTTCTCCCCAAGGACTCCCGCCCGCTCCCCTGCCTCCTCCTCGTCTccctcctgctcctcctgctgcttcacttcctctcctcctcctccccctcctctacaCCCGCGCCTCCGGACGCGCCCCACCGCCCGCCGCTCCCGGCCGGCGCCGCCTCCGCCGGCCCTGCCCCGCCCGCGCTCGCATTCCTCCTCACCGGCTCCGCGGGCGACGCCGACCGCCTCCACCGCCTGCTCCTCGCCACGTACCACCCCCGCAACCtctacctcctcctccttgaccgCGCCACCTCGGCGCACGACCGCGTCCGGCTCGCCCGCGAGCTGCGCGCTGGCCCCGGCCGCGCCGGCAACGTCCACGTCGTCGGCGACCCCGGGTTCGCCAACCCGCGCGGTGCTTCCGCGCTCGCGGCCGTGTTGCACGGCGCCTCTCTGCTCCTGCGGCTCGGCCAGGGCTGGGACTGGTTCGTGCACCTCGACGCCGGCGACTACCCGCTCGTCACCCCCGACG ATCTTCTGCATGTCTTATCatatctaccaaaggatataaactTCATTCAGCATACCAGTTATATTGGTTGGAAGGA GTCAAGACATATAAGACCAATTGTTGTTGATCCTGGTCTATACCTATCATCAAGGACTGATATTTTTTATGCCACTCAAAAGCGTGAACTGCCAAGTGCATATAAATTATTTACCG GTTCTTCATCTGTCATCCTTTCTCGGGAATTTACCGAGTATTGTATCGTCGGAACAAATAATCTACCAAGAACTATGCTAATGTACTACACTAACATGCCCTTGCCACACAGGAAGTATTTCCAGACAGTCCTCTGCAATTCCCCCAAGTTTAACAGGACCGTTGTTAACCACGACCTGCACTACTGGGCATCGGATGGATCGTCCAAAAACGAGCCCCGTCTGCTGAACCTAACTGACGCAGGAAACATGGCCGCGAGCAGCGCAGCCTTCGGGACTAGATTCGCCAAGGATGACCCTGTGCTCGACCACATCGACGAGGAGATTCTACAACGTTTGACTGGAGAGCCGGCTCCAGGAGGATGGTGCATAGGTGCTGGCGACGACAGTCCCTGTTCTGTTTCGGGCAGCACGGATGTTCTTAGACCTGGGCCTGCGGCTATGAAACTTGCCAAGTTCCTCGCGAAAAGGCTATCCTATCCAGGCTTTTATTCTCAGCAGTGTGTATGGGACTGA